A region from the Schistocerca piceifrons isolate TAMUIC-IGC-003096 unplaced genomic scaffold, iqSchPice1.1 HiC_scaffold_574, whole genome shotgun sequence genome encodes:
- the LOC124760559 gene encoding dnaJ homolog subfamily C member 16-like translates to MKWLSHFICFFLITAGVHGLGNPYQILGIHRRATLQEIRKAYKQLAKEWHPDKNSDPAAENKFVEINQAYELLTDPERRKKYDNFGITEETPPLRPKRDYSQYRRDPFDDLFGTHGGSFKFQFQDRDITTFHQLSVTTRAFENKIVPKSFRIPYLVMFYSDWCFACLQVEPVWRRLIEELEPLGFGIVTVHSENEPMLTKKIGIHTLPTLVVLLDGKASIYRDSLFSVQKIVEFVRSRFPYRLVQPVEDETVSLFLSGWKDNRVRALIFERHDSVRLRYLLMAFFYRERVAFGFVQLNSPATGSVQKKYKVPSDIDTLLLFNENIDCPVASLSMSDMPIKTMQDIINSNKYLMLPRLSSQGMFDALCPPEWSRPRKRLCVVLVSQDTPYHDDARQALRDFAQESSYNVERVRFVYIFQEKQMEFINALTSGEGGPLEPSLHIVIIWRRDANHIMDKA, encoded by the coding sequence ATGAAATGGCTCAGtcatttcatttgcttttttctGATAACTGCTGGTGTTCATGGTTTAGGTAACCCATATCAAATTTTAGGAATACATAGGAGAGCAACACTACAAGAAATAAGGAAGGCATACAAGCAGTTAGCGAAAGAATGGCATCCTGATAAAAATAGTGATCCCGCCGCCGAAAATAAATTCGTGGAAATAAACCAGGCATATGAGCTTTTAACTGATCCTGAACGAAGAAAGAAGTATGACAATTTTGGGATAACGGAAGAAACTCCACCTCTACGTCCAAAACGTGATTATAGTCAGTATCGAAGAGACCCATTTGATGATCTCTTTGGCACTCATGGAGGTAGTTTTAAATTTCAATTTCAGGATCGTGACATCACTACGTTTCATCAGCTTAGTGTCACAACTCGGGCTTTTGAGAACAAAATTGTACCAAAGAGTTTCAGAATTCCATATCTTGTAATGTTCTACTCGGATTGGTGCTTTGCTTGTCTGCAAGTGGAGCCAGTATGGAGAAGATTAATAGAAGAATTGGAGCCATTAGGATTTGGCATTGTTACAGTTCATTCAGAAAATGAGCCAATGCTGACAAAAAAAATTGGCATCCATACACTGCCTACCCTTGTTGTACTGTTGGATGGGAAAGCTAGTATTTATAGAGACTCACTTTTTAGTGTTCAAAAAATTGTTGAATTTGTGAGAAGTAGATTTCCATATCGATTAGTTCAGCCAGTTGAAGATGAAACAGTCTCCTTATTTCTGAGTGGTTGGAAAGACAACAGAGTTAGAGCACTTATATTTGAGCGCCACGATTCAGTGAGGTTACGGTACCTATTAATGGCATTTTTCTACAGGGAACGTGTTGCATTTGGGTTTGTGCAACTGAATTCTCCTGCCACTGGATCTGTTCAAAAGAAGTACAAAGTTCCTAGTGATATTGATACTCTATTGCTTTTCAATGAAAATATTGATTGTCCGGTTGCAAGTCTGAGCATGTCAGACATGCCAATAAAAACAATGCAGGATATTATTAATAGTAACAAATATCTAATGCTTCCCAGATTGTCTTCACAGGGGATGTTTGATGCATTATGTCCTCCTGAGTGGTCACGACCAAGAAAGAGACTCTGTGTAGTGCTAGTATCTCAAGATACACCATACCATGATGATGCAAGACAAGCACTAAGGGATTTTGCCCAGGAATCGTCATACAATGTGGAAAGAGTTCGTTTTGTGTATATTTTCCAGGAGAAACAAATGGAGTTTATAAATGCACTAACAAGCGGTGAAGGCGGTCCACTGGAGCCTTCCTTACATATTGTTATCATATGGCGGAGAGATGCAAATCATATTATGGATAAAGCATAA